A single genomic interval of Christensenellaceae bacterium 44-20 harbors:
- a CDS encoding abortive infection family protein: MMLFSERYSSLIEFGNGEPKDHICGEIEYQIKEKIASVMYDFAEPTIIYPNRYDSYEERTDVLHLAVGVFNSEKGAPYISLTHNVFDGPAFNPLASAFTPFLFDVIELQYKELSDGEKAEFQSEINNVFKGSDIPWLLHDGRMIKVDSQQFEQDLKQKAIAQMRELVDAAPIFQSAYDELIKSIEFYQKGDYAEAISNAEKSYESVLKVILNTDRGNADKLTKEFIEGGGLPLPDNMTSAGFKEKVLMSLPFIRNNSSASHGAGKGTSAISKAMANLSINLAATLNTYLVDVFREQI, from the coding sequence ATGATGTTATTTTCTGAGCGATATAGCAGTCTGATCGAATTTGGAAATGGCGAACCCAAAGATCATATTTGCGGAGAAATAGAATATCAGATTAAAGAAAAAATAGCTTCTGTAATGTATGATTTTGCAGAGCCGACCATTATATACCCAAATCGATACGACAGCTATGAGGAGAGAACCGATGTTCTTCATCTTGCGGTTGGAGTATTCAATAGCGAAAAAGGAGCACCATATATTTCTCTAACACACAATGTTTTTGATGGTCCTGCATTTAATCCTTTGGCATCTGCTTTTACACCATTCCTGTTCGATGTAATAGAATTACAGTATAAAGAATTATCCGATGGAGAAAAAGCTGAATTTCAGTCTGAGATAAACAATGTATTTAAAGGCAGTGATATACCTTGGTTGCTACACGACGGACGAATGATCAAGGTGGATTCGCAGCAATTTGAGCAGGATTTGAAGCAAAAAGCAATAGCACAGATGCGAGAACTTGTTGATGCTGCGCCGATTTTTCAATCCGCATATGATGAGTTAATAAAATCAATAGAGTTTTATCAAAAGGGCGATTATGCCGAGGCTATATCAAATGCAGAGAAAAGTTATGAAAGCGTATTAAAGGTTATCCTTAATACCGATAGAGGGAATGCGGATAAGTTGACAAAAGAATTCATTGAAGGTGGAGGACTGCCCCTTCCTGATAACATGACGAGTGCAGGATTCAAAGAAAAAGTTCTCATGTCGTTACCTTTTATTAGAAATAACTCCTCTGCATCTCATGGAGCAGGAAAAGGTACATCTGCAATATCAAAGGCAATGGCTAATCTTTCTATCAATCTTGCAGCGACACTGAATACTTATTTGGTTGATGTATTTAGGGAACAGATATAA
- the gdhA gene encoding NADP-specific glutamate dehydrogenase produces MTYTQRVYESVKAKNPGEPEFLQAVKEVLESLEPVFEKKPEYEAAGILERIVEPERQIIFRVPWVDDQGKVQVNRGMRVQFNSAIGPYKGGLRLHPSVNLGIIKFLGFEQIFKNSLTGLPMGGGKGGSDFDPKGKSDMEVMRFCQSFMSELFRHIDADTDVPAGDIGVGAREIGYLFGQYKKLKNQFHGVLTGKGLTYGGSLARTEATGYGLIYFVNEMIGEKGKSFEGSTVVISGSGNVAIYACEKAQQYGAKVVAMSDSNGYVYDKDGIKLDIVKEIKEVKRGRIKEYAEKTGAEYHEGCSGIWTIPCDIALPCATQNELNEESAKALVKNGCYAVGEGANMPTTLEATKYFQANGVLFAPGKASNAGGVSVSGLEMSQNSLRLSWTFEEVDARLKDIMVNIYRQCRDAAKEYGKEDNFVVGANIAGFEKVAKSMLAHGVV; encoded by the coding sequence ATGACGTACACACAGAGAGTTTATGAATCCGTCAAAGCAAAGAACCCGGGCGAGCCTGAATTTTTGCAGGCGGTCAAGGAAGTTCTGGAGTCGCTGGAGCCGGTTTTTGAGAAGAAGCCGGAATACGAAGCGGCTGGCATTTTGGAGCGCATCGTTGAGCCTGAGCGCCAGATCATTTTCCGCGTTCCGTGGGTGGATGATCAGGGCAAAGTGCAGGTCAACCGCGGCATGAGAGTGCAGTTCAACAGCGCGATTGGGCCCTATAAGGGCGGCCTGAGGCTGCATCCGTCCGTAAACCTGGGCATCATCAAATTCCTGGGCTTCGAGCAGATTTTCAAAAACTCTCTGACCGGCCTTCCCATGGGCGGCGGCAAAGGCGGCTCGGATTTCGACCCCAAGGGCAAGAGCGATATGGAAGTGATGCGGTTCTGCCAGAGCTTTATGAGCGAGCTGTTCCGCCACATCGATGCGGATACGGATGTCCCCGCCGGCGATATCGGCGTAGGCGCCCGGGAGATCGGCTATCTGTTTGGCCAGTATAAGAAGCTGAAGAACCAGTTCCACGGCGTGCTGACCGGCAAGGGGCTGACCTATGGCGGCTCCCTGGCCCGCACGGAAGCGACGGGCTATGGCCTCATCTATTTCGTCAACGAGATGATCGGCGAAAAGGGCAAATCCTTCGAAGGTTCGACGGTCGTCATCTCCGGCTCGGGCAACGTCGCCATCTATGCCTGCGAAAAAGCGCAGCAGTACGGCGCGAAAGTCGTCGCGATGTCGGATTCCAACGGCTATGTCTACGATAAAGACGGCATCAAGCTGGATATCGTCAAAGAGATCAAGGAAGTCAAGCGCGGCAGAATCAAGGAGTATGCGGAGAAGACGGGTGCAGAGTATCATGAAGGGTGCTCCGGCATCTGGACGATTCCCTGCGATATCGCGCTTCCCTGCGCAACGCAGAACGAGCTGAACGAGGAGAGCGCAAAGGCGCTGGTGAAAAACGGCTGCTATGCGGTCGGCGAGGGCGCGAACATGCCCACCACGCTGGAGGCAACCAAATACTTCCAGGCGAACGGCGTCCTGTTTGCACCGGGCAAAGCTTCCAACGCAGGCGGCGTATCCGTCTCCGGCCTGGAAATGTCTCAGAATAGCCTGCGCCTTTCCTGGACATTCGAGGAAGTGGATGCAAGGCTCAAAGATATCATGGTCAACATCTACCGTCAGTGCCGCGATGCCGCAAAAGAGTATGGCAAGGAAGATAACTTCGTGGTCGGCGCGAATATCGCCGGCTTCGAGAAGGTCGCGAAATCCATGCTGGCGCATGGCGTTGTCTAA
- a CDS encoding NAD(P)H-hydrate dehydratase, producing MKQIALPSQARAIDQDMITRQKIPGLLLMEQAAAAVCQAAMQIQPSAGRILAVAGGGNNGGDAFAAARILLIAGYDVQVGYFPAKELPADAAANFAFWEHSERLTLLDDQTLPAFFAQPADIILDGIFGTGLNRAPSGLYAQAICAINEHPAKKIAIDIPSGVFGETGAAPLAVAADATVTFQYAKPGHFLFPGREKTGKLRIAKIGMDDRELPLKWVDEFSLPARAANTHKGSYGRLGVVAGAKGMAGAALLCTRAGIAAGAGLTTLLSCGYVCDKAQSSLPTAMAREISPHPDYIAPMDFTENMLAGFDALAVGPGIGQEEQTTELVARLAKSDQPKVLDADALTLLARQPLCFGANTVLTPHPKEFSRLSGLSVEQILQDPVLHAQAFSQEHGVILLLKGATTIVAAGDEAYFITAGSPGMAKGGSGDVLTGVIGALLAQGLEPAQAAYGGAYLCGKAGERASAAKGERSMTAEDTIAFL from the coding sequence ATGAAACAAATTGCATTGCCCAGCCAGGCGCGGGCAATCGATCAGGATATGATAACTCGCCAGAAGATACCTGGGCTGCTCCTGATGGAGCAGGCTGCTGCGGCCGTCTGCCAGGCGGCTATGCAGATACAGCCTTCGGCCGGGCGCATTCTCGCGGTGGCCGGAGGCGGAAACAACGGCGGAGATGCGTTTGCCGCCGCCCGCATTCTGTTGATAGCCGGATACGATGTTCAGGTTGGGTATTTTCCGGCAAAGGAGCTCCCTGCCGATGCAGCGGCAAATTTCGCTTTCTGGGAACACTCCGAGCGGCTCACCCTGCTGGATGATCAAACTTTGCCCGCATTTTTTGCGCAGCCCGCCGACATCATTTTAGACGGCATATTCGGCACGGGCCTGAACCGCGCTCCCTCCGGGCTATATGCCCAGGCAATCTGCGCAATCAACGAGCATCCGGCTAAAAAAATTGCCATCGATATTCCCTCCGGCGTCTTTGGCGAGACAGGAGCGGCCCCGCTGGCCGTCGCTGCTGACGCAACGGTTACATTTCAATATGCCAAGCCCGGCCATTTTCTTTTCCCTGGCCGCGAGAAAACCGGCAAGCTCCGCATTGCCAAAATCGGGATGGACGACCGGGAACTGCCGCTCAAGTGGGTGGATGAATTTTCACTCCCCGCCCGGGCCGCCAATACCCATAAGGGAAGCTACGGCAGGCTGGGCGTAGTTGCCGGCGCAAAAGGAATGGCTGGGGCCGCGCTGCTCTGCACCAGAGCAGGCATTGCCGCCGGAGCCGGGCTGACGACGCTGCTCTCCTGCGGATATGTCTGCGATAAGGCGCAAAGCAGCCTCCCAACTGCCATGGCGCGGGAAATCTCGCCGCACCCGGACTATATCGCACCCATGGATTTTACCGAGAACATGCTTGCCGGGTTTGACGCGCTGGCCGTTGGCCCGGGCATCGGGCAGGAGGAGCAAACCACAGAACTGGTGGCACGGCTCGCCAAATCTGATCAGCCCAAAGTTCTCGACGCGGACGCCCTGACGCTTCTGGCGCGCCAGCCGCTTTGCTTTGGTGCCAACACTGTGCTCACGCCGCATCCCAAAGAGTTTTCCCGGCTCTCTGGATTGAGCGTAGAGCAAATCCTGCAGGATCCCGTGCTCCATGCCCAGGCTTTTTCCCAAGAGCACGGCGTGATACTGCTCTTAAAAGGCGCCACGACAATCGTCGCCGCCGGAGATGAAGCTTATTTTATCACCGCCGGCTCGCCTGGCATGGCCAAGGGCGGCTCGGGCGACGTGCTGACGGGCGTCATCGGGGCGCTGTTGGCGCAAGGGCTGGAGCCAGCCCAAGCGGCATATGGCGGGGCCTATCTCTGCGGCAAAGCCGGCGAGCGTGCCAGCGCGGCCAAGGGGGAGCGCAGCATGACCGCCGAGGATACCATCGCGTTTCTTTAA
- a CDS encoding HsdR family type I site-specific deoxyribonuclease codes for MDYTFIKGQFTEAQLEEAIIALFEQQGYTYVHGESIHRKYEDILLLDDLRAFMQARYAKDGLSKVELQKIINRLQLIPASPLYSGNRETFWLINEGFDLVRDDVSKVALHIDYIDFENPQNNIFKVVNQYSVQGEHLRRPDLLVFINGIPIAICEFKSAINEDTTVYDAWEQITIRYNRDIPKLMKYCFLSVISDGANTKMGSIFTPYAYYYAWNKANDQDKVSNGISSLFTMIAGAFAKDRVIQLLRDFVFYPDDSKKSEAIVCRYPQFFAAGKMLANIKKHLRPAGDGKGGTYFGATGCGKTYMMLFLARMIALRDPDTFNNPTIIIIVDREDLDTQTAELFATATKFLHESDVRSIESRADMAKTLGDRPSGGVYITSIQKFCEKTGLLSDRSNIICISDEAHRTQTGIGAKLKKTDKGVFTTYGFAKYLRDSFPNATYCGFTGTPVDETIAVFGDVVDSYTMKESSDDGITVRIAYEPRLARVILSDEQAKEIQKYYDRCAEQGSTQEQIEESQRAMAQMRAILGHPDRLKKLAADIVLHYEALCAEKPEIVQKAMIVCSDRAVAFRLLQEILAVRPEWGEKHRAEDESVLTEEQLNKLMPLPKINLVATQGANDEKDLFDACGTKEYRKMLDRQFKNNNSNFKIAVVVDMWITGFDVPSLAVMYIDKPLQKHTLIQTISRVNRVFDGKDKGLVVDYIGIKNNMMEAVKKYGSAQESPVDELNITLGIFRNHLAMIDELLVGFNSTKFYVGEPLERLTCLNMAAEYVQSNKEMETRFMGLSRRLKSAYTICFPSGELTDIETAKAQFYLAIRSIIYKQTKGDAPDAEIMNRVVEEMVRNAIACTGIENIVDEKKSVDLFSDEFIAELDAVKMPITKFNALLKLLRKAINSYGRTNKVKAQEFDARLRSVVEAYNSRDKLVFTSEVVADFVNDLSDQLLQILKDLQEDKTSFEKLGISFEEKAFYDILVKVRDDHGFPYADEKCLILAKKIKELVDDKAQFADWSTRDDIKNQLNMELTILLYQNGYPPEWDEEVFEKVMEQAENFKKYSDR; via the coding sequence GTGGATTATACATTCATAAAAGGTCAATTCACCGAAGCGCAGTTGGAAGAGGCCATTATTGCTCTGTTTGAGCAACAGGGGTATACCTATGTCCACGGTGAAAGTATTCACAGAAAATATGAGGATATTTTGCTCCTGGATGACCTCCGTGCGTTTATGCAGGCTCGCTACGCCAAGGATGGCTTGAGCAAAGTGGAATTGCAGAAAATTATCAATCGGTTGCAGTTGATTCCGGCATCTCCTCTATACAGCGGAAACCGAGAAACTTTCTGGCTCATCAATGAGGGTTTTGACCTCGTGCGAGATGATGTCAGCAAGGTGGCTCTGCATATTGATTACATTGATTTTGAAAATCCGCAGAACAATATTTTCAAAGTTGTAAACCAATACTCCGTCCAGGGGGAGCATCTGCGCCGTCCTGACCTTTTGGTATTCATCAACGGTATTCCTATTGCCATTTGTGAATTCAAATCTGCCATTAACGAGGACACCACGGTGTATGATGCCTGGGAGCAGATTACCATCCGCTATAACCGGGATATTCCGAAGCTGATGAAATACTGCTTCTTGTCGGTCATCAGCGATGGTGCTAACACTAAGATGGGCAGTATTTTCACACCGTATGCCTATTACTATGCTTGGAATAAAGCGAATGACCAGGATAAGGTTTCCAATGGCATCAGTTCACTTTTTACGATGATTGCCGGTGCTTTTGCAAAAGACCGTGTGATTCAGTTGCTCCGGGATTTCGTATTCTACCCAGATGACAGCAAAAAGAGCGAAGCCATAGTGTGCCGCTATCCGCAGTTTTTTGCCGCCGGGAAGATGCTTGCAAATATCAAAAAGCATCTGCGCCCTGCCGGTGATGGTAAAGGTGGTACATACTTCGGTGCGACTGGCTGTGGTAAAACCTATATGATGCTGTTCCTGGCTCGTATGATTGCCCTGCGTGACCCGGATACATTCAACAACCCAACTATTATCATTATCGTTGACCGTGAGGATCTGGACACCCAGACCGCAGAACTGTTTGCTACGGCAACAAAGTTCCTACATGAAAGTGATGTCCGCAGTATCGAGTCCCGTGCAGACATGGCCAAGACCCTCGGTGACAGACCGAGCGGCGGCGTATATATCACATCCATACAGAAATTCTGCGAGAAAACAGGTCTGCTTTCCGACCGCAGCAATATTATCTGCATTTCGGACGAGGCCCACAGAACGCAAACCGGCATTGGTGCAAAACTGAAAAAGACCGATAAGGGTGTGTTTACTACCTATGGCTTTGCAAAGTATCTGCGTGACAGTTTCCCCAATGCAACCTACTGCGGTTTCACCGGTACTCCTGTGGATGAGACAATTGCCGTATTCGGCGATGTGGTTGATAGCTACACCATGAAGGAATCCAGTGATGACGGCATTACTGTCCGCATCGCATACGAGCCTCGTCTTGCTCGCGTTATCCTGTCGGACGAACAGGCGAAGGAAATTCAGAAATATTATGACCGCTGCGCCGAGCAAGGCTCTACACAAGAGCAGATTGAAGAAAGTCAGCGGGCAATGGCTCAGATGAGAGCCATCCTCGGTCACCCGGACAGACTCAAAAAACTGGCGGCAGACATCGTACTCCACTATGAAGCACTATGCGCCGAAAAGCCGGAAATCGTACAAAAGGCAATGATTGTATGCTCCGACAGAGCCGTTGCATTCCGTTTGTTACAGGAAATCCTTGCTGTGCGCCCGGAATGGGGTGAAAAGCACCGTGCCGAGGATGAGTCGGTATTAACCGAGGAACAGTTGAATAAACTGATGCCTCTGCCGAAAATCAACCTCGTGGCCACACAGGGTGCAAACGATGAAAAAGACCTGTTCGATGCTTGCGGCACCAAGGAATACCGTAAAATGCTCGACAGGCAGTTCAAGAATAATAATTCTAATTTCAAAATTGCCGTTGTGGTGGATATGTGGATCACTGGCTTTGATGTGCCGTCCCTTGCGGTCATGTACATTGATAAGCCTTTGCAGAAACATACCCTCATCCAGACCATCTCCCGCGTCAATCGAGTTTTCGATGGTAAAGACAAAGGGCTTGTGGTTGACTATATCGGCATCAAAAACAATATGATGGAAGCAGTTAAGAAATATGGCAGCGCACAGGAAAGCCCTGTTGATGAACTGAATATCACGCTGGGTATTTTTCGTAACCATCTGGCAATGATTGATGAACTGCTTGTTGGATTCAATTCCACCAAATTCTATGTCGGTGAGCCACTGGAACGATTGACCTGTCTCAACATGGCGGCAGAGTATGTGCAGAGCAATAAAGAGATGGAAACTCGTTTTATGGGTCTTTCTCGTAGGCTGAAGAGTGCATACACGATTTGTTTCCCATCCGGGGAATTGACGGATATTGAAACTGCTAAGGCACAGTTCTATCTTGCTATCCGTTCCATTATTTACAAACAGACCAAGGGTGATGCCCCGGATGCCGAAATTATGAATCGCGTGGTTGAGGAAATGGTTCGCAACGCTATTGCCTGCACCGGCATTGAAAATATCGTGGACGAGAAGAAATCCGTAGATCTATTTAGTGATGAATTTATTGCAGAATTGGATGCTGTAAAAATGCCTATCACAAAATTCAATGCGTTGCTCAAACTTCTCCGTAAGGCTATCAACAGCTATGGGCGCACGAATAAGGTAAAGGCACAAGAATTTGACGCACGCCTTCGTAGCGTGGTGGAGGCATACAACAGCCGTGACAAGCTGGTATTTACCAGTGAGGTCGTTGCAGATTTCGTTAATGACCTGTCTGATCAGTTGCTACAGATTTTGAAGGATTTGCAGGAGGATAAGACCTCTTTTGAAAAGTTGGGTATCAGCTTTGAGGAAAAAGCATTTTACGATATTCTGGTCAAGGTACGTGATGACCACGGGTTCCCCTATGCTGATGAAAAGTGTTTGATTTTGGCAAAGAAAATCAAAGAACTCGTTGACGATAAGGCTCAGTTTGCAGATTGGTCTACCCGTGATGATATCAAGAATCAGCTAAATATGGAACTCACAATTCTTTTGTACCAAAATGGCTATCCGCCAGAATGGGATGAAGAGGTATTTGAGAAGGTCATGGAGCAAGCTGAAAACTTCAAGAAGTATTCTGACAGATAA
- a CDS encoding N-acetyltransferase, whose translation MKIREERPEEFGQIYQLVQEAFATAQVSDGTEQDFVEELRRRGGYLPGFALVAEEDGALIGHIMLTKTKWIDAKGEEENALLLAPLCVKKEYRSRGIGGRLIAEACQRAVYAGYPAVFLIGNPDYYTRHGFACMEQYGISPMPASLPLRNCMARELMCGALQGKEGSQVAIE comes from the coding sequence ATGAAAATACGCGAAGAACGGCCGGAAGAGTTTGGGCAAATCTATCAGCTTGTGCAGGAGGCGTTCGCCACGGCACAGGTTTCGGACGGCACGGAGCAGGATTTCGTGGAGGAGCTGCGCCGGCGCGGAGGGTATCTGCCCGGCTTTGCTTTGGTCGCAGAAGAAGACGGCGCGCTCATCGGGCACATCATGCTAACGAAAACAAAGTGGATTGATGCGAAAGGGGAAGAGGAAAATGCTCTGCTGCTCGCGCCCCTGTGCGTCAAAAAGGAGTATCGCAGCCGCGGCATCGGCGGGAGGCTGATTGCCGAAGCCTGCCAGCGTGCGGTTTATGCTGGATATCCGGCGGTTTTCCTGATCGGCAACCCGGATTACTATACGCGCCATGGCTTTGCGTGCATGGAGCAATACGGCATTTCACCCATGCCTGCCAGCCTGCCTTTGCGCAACTGCATGGCGAGGGAGCTGATGTGTGGCGCCCTGCAAGGCAAAGAGGGAAGCCAGGTAGCGATTGAATAG
- a CDS encoding restriction endonuclease subunit S, with translation MALTKCTLGSLIELSTDTNADLLYGADAVRGMTITKQIIPTKADVSATDLSKFLVVSPEEFVYNPRTHGKKIGFGYNDSSEIFLISWNNIAFRVRPEKRTEVLPECLFLHFNRSEWDREACYRSWGSSTEVFSWDALCEMEIFLPPIEIQQKYVDIYNAMLANQRSYERGLEDLKQAVFAEIDIIKHSAPKVSVGELLEEIDVRNTEGTVTNVQGINIEKQFMPSVADTTSVNLKNYKIVRNGQFAYSSMQTGRDKCIRIALYDKDEPILISPAYSVLQVKDSSAVAEYIMLWFSRPETDRYGWFASDASVRANLDLDRFYEIQIPLPSIEKQHSVANIYIAYMLRREINEQLKAQIKDICPILIKGSVEEGERT, from the coding sequence ATGGCATTGACTAAATGTACTCTTGGTTCACTAATAGAATTATCCACCGATACGAATGCCGATCTCCTTTATGGGGCGGATGCTGTTCGTGGAATGACGATTACAAAGCAGATCATTCCAACAAAGGCAGATGTATCTGCGACAGACTTGAGCAAATTCCTTGTTGTATCCCCGGAGGAGTTTGTATATAACCCAAGAACTCATGGTAAAAAGATAGGTTTTGGATATAACGATTCGTCGGAAATATTTTTGATAAGCTGGAACAACATTGCTTTCCGAGTTAGACCAGAAAAGCGTACAGAGGTGCTACCAGAATGTTTGTTTCTCCATTTTAATCGTTCCGAATGGGACAGAGAGGCTTGCTATCGCTCTTGGGGTAGTTCCACTGAAGTGTTTTCTTGGGATGCACTGTGTGAAATGGAAATTTTTCTGCCGCCCATCGAAATTCAGCAGAAATATGTGGATATTTACAATGCGATGCTCGCCAATCAACGTAGTTATGAGCGGGGTCTGGAAGATTTAAAGCAGGCTGTATTTGCTGAAATTGATATCATCAAGCATTCTGCTCCAAAAGTATCTGTAGGAGAATTGCTGGAAGAAATCGATGTGCGGAATACAGAAGGAACGGTAACAAATGTGCAGGGTATTAACATTGAAAAACAATTTATGCCATCCGTTGCAGATACTACTTCAGTGAATCTCAAGAATTACAAAATTGTCCGAAATGGTCAGTTTGCGTACAGTTCAATGCAGACCGGACGAGACAAGTGCATTCGTATTGCCCTGTATGACAAAGATGAGCCTATTTTGATTTCTCCTGCCTATTCAGTGCTACAAGTGAAAGATTCATCTGCTGTGGCGGAGTATATCATGCTATGGTTCTCCCGCCCAGAGACTGATCGATACGGATGGTTTGCCAGTGATGCCAGTGTCCGAGCAAATTTGGATCTGGATAGGTTTTATGAAATTCAAATTCCACTGCCAAGCATCGAAAAACAACACTCAGTCGCAAATATCTATATTGCATATATGCTGCGGAGAGAAATCAATGAACAATTGAAAGCTCAAATAAAAGATATTTGTCCGATTCTAATTAAAGGCTCCGTGGAGGAAGGAGAGAGAACATGA
- a CDS encoding S24 family peptidase: MNEMQGDWKERERKEERAPENFLWQFGFEQSFRIQGYALLYAHGDSMRPRILAGDLVLIQLGAEVQNGQYAAVSIDGGRAELFRVLRQKKGILLCPENRAFPMRFFPARETSRLRIFGRVAKSMRSL, encoded by the coding sequence ATGAATGAGATGCAGGGAGATTGGAAGGAAAGAGAAAGGAAAGAAGAAAGAGCGCCGGAGAATTTCCTCTGGCAGTTTGGCTTTGAGCAATCCTTTCGCATACAGGGCTATGCACTGCTCTATGCGCACGGCGATTCCATGCGGCCGCGCATCCTGGCAGGCGATTTGGTCCTGATTCAGCTGGGAGCCGAGGTGCAAAACGGCCAATATGCAGCAGTCTCCATTGATGGGGGAAGGGCAGAGCTTTTCCGCGTTTTGCGCCAGAAAAAGGGAATTTTGCTCTGCCCGGAGAACCGCGCGTTTCCCATGCGCTTTTTCCCCGCGCGTGAAACTTCGCGGCTGCGCATCTTCGGCAGGGTAGCAAAGAGCATGAGAAGTCTGTGA
- a CDS encoding aminotransferase class I/II-fold pyridoxal phosphate-dependent enzyme produces MKHRMSNQLLSLSPSGIRKFTALARQVEGCVSLTIGEPDFNTPEPIKAAAKRALDENLTHYPPNAGYDALRERVCQFEQEKNGVCYRPGEVIITDGATEGLFLALRGILNPGDEVIVPIPAFGVYEPIIRLSGGVMVPLDTKQSGFQIDAGALCSRITERTKAILLNSPNNPTGVVYHQKTLEGIYELVRDRDIFVICDDVYAQLCYGDCPSFSQFQQIREKIIVVQSFSKPYAMTGWRMGYVLAAAPIAEQLVKLHSYTVVSAVSFLQPACEQALAYDPAPMIEQYRRRRDAMCMRLQKMGLQTPEPEGAFYCFPSIEKYGLPSEEFCTRMIHEAKLAAVPGSCFGTEGHIRLSYCYSQPELEEGLNRLEAFLKSL; encoded by the coding sequence ATGAAACATCGCATGAGCAACCAACTTCTTTCCCTCTCTCCCAGCGGCATCCGCAAGTTTACTGCGCTGGCGCGGCAGGTGGAGGGATGCGTCTCCCTGACGATTGGCGAGCCGGATTTCAATACCCCAGAGCCCATCAAAGCCGCGGCAAAGCGCGCGCTGGATGAAAACCTGACGCACTACCCGCCCAATGCCGGCTATGACGCGCTCCGGGAGCGCGTCTGCCAGTTCGAGCAGGAGAAGAACGGCGTCTGCTATCGCCCGGGGGAAGTCATCATCACGGACGGCGCAACCGAAGGGCTTTTTTTGGCACTGCGCGGCATCCTGAACCCGGGAGACGAAGTCATCGTCCCCATCCCGGCTTTTGGCGTCTACGAGCCCATCATCCGCTTATCCGGCGGCGTTATGGTTCCGCTGGATACCAAGCAGAGCGGCTTTCAGATCGATGCCGGCGCGCTCTGCTCGCGCATCACAGAGCGCACCAAGGCGATTTTGCTCAACTCGCCCAACAACCCCACCGGCGTGGTCTATCATCAAAAGACGCTGGAAGGGATTTACGAGCTTGTGCGGGATCGGGATATTTTTGTCATCTGCGACGACGTCTACGCCCAGCTTTGCTATGGCGATTGCCCGAGCTTTTCCCAGTTCCAGCAGATTCGCGAAAAGATCATCGTGGTGCAGAGCTTCAGCAAGCCCTATGCCATGACGGGCTGGCGCATGGGCTATGTTTTGGCCGCCGCCCCCATCGCCGAGCAGCTTGTGAAACTGCATTCCTATACTGTGGTTTCGGCTGTCTCCTTCCTACAGCCCGCCTGCGAGCAGGCTCTGGCATATGATCCCGCCCCGATGATCGAGCAGTATCGCCGGCGCCGGGATGCTATGTGCATGCGCCTGCAAAAAATGGGGCTGCAAACGCCAGAGCCCGAGGGCGCGTTCTATTGCTTCCCTTCTATCGAAAAATACGGCCTGCCTTCCGAGGAGTTCTGCACACGCATGATCCATGAGGCCAAGCTGGCGGCTGTGCCTGGTTCCTGTTTTGGCACGGAAGGGCATATCCGCCTTTCCTATTGCTATAGCCAGCCCGAGCTGGAGGAAGGGCTGAATCGCCTGGAAGCGTTTCTGAAATCTTTATAG
- a CDS encoding Dabb family protein, with translation MIKHVVCQKFADKADAAKAAEMLRALVGQVPTLKSMEVGLDFMGSERSYDLVLIAAFEDEAGLKAYDQHPKHEEVRAFIRAHRTGTVSVDYSVE, from the coding sequence ATGATCAAGCATGTTGTTTGCCAGAAATTCGCGGATAAGGCAGATGCGGCCAAGGCCGCAGAAATGCTTCGGGCTCTGGTCGGCCAGGTTCCGACGCTCAAAAGCATGGAGGTTGGCCTGGATTTTATGGGGAGCGAGCGTTCCTATGATTTGGTTCTGATCGCGGCGTTCGAGGATGAGGCGGGGCTCAAGGCTTACGACCAGCATCCAAAGCACGAAGAGGTGCGCGCCTTTATTCGCGCTCACCGGACGGGGACGGTCAGCGTGGATTATAGCGTGGAGTAG